The region AGGCCCCGCTGCCGTCGGGCGCCAGCACCGTACGGGTGATGACCTCGGCCTCGTCGATGATGCTGGGCCGCCCGGGCCGTGGACGCTCCCGCAGGCCCGCCACACCGGAGGCGTCGAAGCGCTGCCGCCAATTTCCCACCGTCTGCCGGGAGACCTCGAGCCGCCGGGCGATCTCGGCGTTGCGCAGCCCCTGGGCGGCGAGCAGGACGACGGCGGCGCGGACGGCGCGCGAACCGCCCTCCGCCACCCAGTGCCGCAGCAGCCTGCGGTCCTCCTCGGGCAGTCCCGGGGCGTCCTGGTACGGCGGGTTCACGACGCCCCGCGCGCCAGCCGGAGGGTCAGGATCTGGAACGGGCGCAAGGTCAGGTCCAACACGCCCTGAGTGTGCGCCAGTTCGGCCGTGGGGTGCTCCAGGAGGTCGGTGACCTGGACGCGGTCGACGGCGAATCCGGCGGCCAGGGTGGTGCGGACCCGGCCGCCTCGCGACTCGTAGAGCCGGACCACGACGTCGCCGGAGCGGTCGTCGGCGAGCTTGACCGCCTCCACCACGACGCCCGGATCGCCCACCGCGACCAGCGGCGGTCCGGTGAGCCGCGGCGCGGCGGGGCGCAGCGGGAGGCTGAAGGCGTATCCCGCGGCCACGGCGTCGCCGAGGTCGGCGCCGGGGTACAGCGCGTAGCGGAAGCGGTGCCGCCCCCGGTCGGCATGGGGGTCGGGGCTGTGCGGGCCGCGCAGCAGGGTGAGCCGGAGGGTCGTGGTCGTTCCGCCGTCCTCGCGGGTGAGGCGGGCGACGTCGTGCCCGTAGGTGGAGTCGGTGAGCAGGGCCGCGCCCCAGCCGTGTTCGCCGATGTGGACCCAGCGGTGCGCCCACGCCTCGAAGCGGGCGGCGTCCCAGCTCGTGTTCTCGTGGGTGGGCCGCTCGACATGGCCGAACTGGATCTCGGACGCGACGCGTTCGGCATGCACGTCCAGCGGCCAGGCGGCCTTGAGGACGGTGTCCTCCTCCCGCCAGTCGATGTCCGTGTCGACCTCCAGGATCCGGCTGTCCGCGGCCAGGCTGAGGCGCTGCACGACGACGGACCGGCCGGTGGTGCGCTCCACGCGGACACAGGCCAGCAGCGGGCCCTCGTCGTCGAGCCGGACGGCGGTCGCGGTGTCCAGGTCGCGGTGGACGTTGCGGTACTGGGCGTCCAGGTTCCAGGCGCTCCAGCGCACCGGATCGTCGGGGTGGAGCTGCAGCAGGTTCCCGGCGCCACCGGGCGCGATGGCCTCCCTGCGGCGGTCGTGGTCGTACGCGGACCTGACCAGCCCGTCGCCGTCGATATGGACCGTCAGCGCGCCGTTGTCCAGGACATATCCGCCCGCGTCGGCGGGACGGGCGGTGACCCGCGCCTGGTGGGCGGTGCCGGTGCCGAGGACGGCGGCGCCGAGCGCGGGGGCCTGGGCGAGTACGGCGTACCGGCCGTCGGACAGCTTCTGCACCGGGCCGCCGGCGGCGGGCGGCGCATCCAGGCGGACCACCTCGCGCCGCGCGTGGGGAGCGGCGTTGAGGACGGCGAGTGGTTCCGTGGTGTCCGGGGTGCCCGCGGCGCGGGCCACGATGCGCTCCAGGCCGCGGTGGACGGCGCGGTAGGTCTGCTCGGCCTGCTGGTGGACCCAGGAGATGGAGGTGCCGGGCAGGATGCCGTGGAACTGGTGCAGCAGCACCTGCTTCCACAGCGCGTCGAGCGTCTCGTACGGATAGGGCTCGCCGGTGCGCACGGCGGCAGTCGCCGCCCACAGCTCGGCCTCGCGCAACAGGGCCTCGCTGCGCCGGTTGCCGCGCTTGGTGCGGGCCTGGCTGGTGTAGGTGCCGCGGTGGGTCTCCAGATACAGCTCGCCGCGCCACACGGGCGCGTCGGGGTACTCCTCGCGGGCCTCACGGAAGAAGTCCGACGGCGACTGGACGCTGACCCGCGGGGAGCCTTCGAGATCGGCCAGGCGCCGGGCCTTCTCCAGCATCTCGCGGGTCGGCCCGCCCCCGCCGTCGCCGTAGCCGAAGGGGGCCAGGGAGCGGGTGCCCGCGCCCTTCTCGGCGTACGTGGCGACGGCGTGGGCCAGCTCGGCGCCGGACAGCGTGGCGTTGCAGGTGTCCACGGGCGGGAAATGGGTGAAGATCCGGGTGCCGTCGATCCCCTCCCACCAGAAGGTGTGGTGGGGCAGCTTGTTGGTCTCGTTCCAGGACAGCTTCTGGGTGAGGAACCAGCGGGCGCCCGCGAGCGCGGCGAGCTGCGGGTAGGCGGCGGTGTAGCCGAAGGAGTCGGGCAGCCAGACGCCGTCGGTCTCCACGCCGAGCTCCTGGGCGAAGAAGCGGCGGCCGTGGACGAGCTGGCGCGCCAGGGCCTCTCCGCCGGGCAGATTGCCGTCGGCCTCGACCCACATGCCGCCGACCGGCGCCCAGTTGCCGTCGGCCACCGCCTTCTTGATCCGCTCGAAGACGTACGGCTGGTGGTCACGCATCCAGGCGTAACTCTGGGCGGAGGAGCAGGCGAAGACCAGCTCCGGGTACTCCTCGGCCAGCCCGGCCATGGTGGAGAACGTCCGGGCGCATTTGCGCACGGTCTCGCGCAGCGGCCACAGCCAGGCGGAGTCGATATGGGCGTGTCCCACGGCGGCGACGGTGTGCGCGGTGTCGTGGGCGCGCCGGTCCAGGACCGGGCGCAGGATCGCGCGGGCCGCCGTGGCGCCCGCGGCGACGCGGCGCGGGGGCACGCTGTCCACGGCCCGCTGGAGCGCGCGCAGGATCTCGTGGCGGCGCGGCAGTCCGAGGGGCAGTTCGCGCATCAGCTCGTCCAGCACCTCCATGTCGTGGATGAGCTGCCAGACGTCCTCCTCGCGGACCACGAGGTCGGCACGGCGCAACTGGTACAGGTCCTCCTCGCCCGCGGTGAGCCGGTGGCCGTAGTGGGTGCCGATGCCCGCGCTGCCGACGATGGGCGGATTGGCGGCGGCCTCCACGAGCAGGCACACGCTCTCACCGCCGATGGCGCGGGGGGTCAGCGGCACCGAGCGGTTGTGGGGGTGCAGGCCCTGCAGCGGGGTGCCGTCGGCGTCGTGGACCAGGCCCTCGGCCTGGCCTCCGGGGCCGCGGGAGAGATCGAAGCCGAGGTCGAACAGTGCCTCCACCCGGCGGCCCGCCCACCGTTCGGGGACCGTGGCGGTGGCGCGGAACCAGGTGGTCGACCACGGGCCGCCCCAGCTTCCACCGGTGACGAACGGCCGGTACTCGGCGCGCAGCGCGTCCGCCACCGGCACCGGCTCCCCCGGGAGGTGCCAGGCGGCGACCTCCAGCGGGACGCGGTCGCCGTACAGCGCCGGGCGCAGGCGCTCGGCGATGAACTTCGCGATGCGCTCTTCCACGGCGTGGCGGTCGTCGTGCATCGTCGGCCCTTCCTCCTGCCTGCCCCCGGGAAAGTGCGCGTGACGCCTATGTAAAACCATGTGTGTTATCACGTCAACGCTTCGGCCCAATTACCGTCCCGCTAGCCTGAACTGCGCCTCTGACCTGCGGATTTACCCGGCAAAAGCAGCGATTCGACGCCCTGTCAGGAGGAAAATAAGCGGCCTGGCATCGACTGTGTCAGATAAGAGAATTGACACCGGGCACAGAAATGCGGCGGGGAGGAGTCGGCGTTCTCCTCCCCGCCGCGTGGGCCGTCCGGCGGTTCCCCTCGGGACCTCCGGCGCGACCCAGCTCGGTCCCGGCTCAGCCGGTGGTGAAGGTGAAGTCGTCCAGATCGAAGAGGTTCCCCTGGCCGGTGACGCCCTTGAAGACGAAGTAGAGCGTCGTCGTCCCGGAGGGGGCGCCGGCGAGCGTGGCGCTCACGTCCTGGAAGTTCTCCCAGCCGCCGGTGGCGGGCACGGTCGCGGTTCCCAGCAGCGTCCCGGTGGGGCTGCCCGCGCGGACCTCGATGGTGCCGCCGGGTCCGCCGGAGGAGACGCGGGCCGTCAGCTTGGTGGCGTTGTTCAGGAGGTACGGCTTGAAGGAGATCCAGTCGCCGTTGTCGGTGAAGCCGACCGTCTTGCCACCGTGTGCGGTGGAGTGGCTCGCCTGCTCGATGCCCTGGAACGCGGTGTAGTGCTCGGCCTGGCGGTGCTTGGGCTGAGCGACATGCTGGGTGTGGGTGGTCAGCGCGGGCTGGCCGCCCGCTCCCTTGTCGGTGTATTCGGCGTCGAAGACCCCGAAGATATTGGCGTTCTCGTCGTGTTCGCCGTCCGCCAGCGTCTGCAGGGTGCCCTCACAGCCGGTGGCCGAGGTGATGGGGTGGGCGTGGCTGTCGTGCCCGAGCAGGTGGGTGATCTTCACCTTGGCGCAGTCGATGGTGCCGTCCTCCGGGTCGCTGACCTTGATACGGAAGGGCACCTTGTCGCCGAAGGTGAACAACTGGCCGTCGCCCGGCAGTTCCAGGGTGACCGTCGGCGCGGTGTTGCCGACGGTGATGTGGACGCTCGCCGTGCCGGTCAGGCCGCCGGGGTCCCGGGCGGTCAGGGTGGCGGTGTAGGTGCCGTTGGCGGTGTAGGTGTGCGCCGGGTTGGCCTCGGTGGACTTCCCGCCGTCGCCGAAGTCCCAGCTATAGCTGATGGCGTCGCCGTCGGGATCGATGCTGCCGGACGAGGAGAACTTCACTTGGAGCGGGGCCTTGCCCGAGGTCTTGTCGCCCGCCGCCTGGGCGACCGGTGCCCGGCCTCCGACGACGTTCTCGATGCGGTACAGCGCCGAGTTGGCGTCGCCCGCGCCCCATCCGGTGCCGTAGTCCAGGACGTACAGCGCGCCGTCCGGGCCGAAGGCCATGTCCATCACCTGGGTACCGGTCCAGGGGAAGGCGTTGATGGAGCCGACCGTGCCGTCCGCGCCCTGGTCGATCCGCTTGATCCACTTGCGGCCGAACTCCCCCGCGAAGAAGTCGCCGTCGTACTCCTGCGGGAACTTCACCGGCGAGTTGAGGTTGGCGTCATAGCGGTAGACCGGTCCGGCCATCGGGGATTCCGAGCCGGAGCCGAACTCGGGCACCGACCCGCCGTCGTAGGGAATCCAGGCAGCCTGGGCCGGGGGCAGGTCGGTGAGGCCGGTGTTGTTCGGCGAGGCGTTCTTCGGCGCGGCGCAGTTGAAGGCCGAGCCGGAGGTGCCGGTGGCGAAGTCGTAGTCGATGTACGGCTGGTTCTTGCCGACGCAGTAGGGCCAGCCGAAGTTGCCCGCCTTGGTGACCCGGGCGAACTCCACCATGCCCTGCGGACCGCGGGTGGAGCTGGCGTTGCCCGCGTCGGGCCCGTAGTCGCCCACGTAGACCACGCCGGTGGGCTTGTCGACGCTCATCCGGAACGGGTTGCGGAATCCCATCGCGTAGATCTCGGGGCGGGCCTTGGCGGTGCCGGGGGCGAAGAGGTTGCCCGCCGGGATGTCGTACGAGCCGTCGGCCTTGACCTTGATGCGCAGGATCTTGCCGCGCAGGTCGTTGGTGTTCCCCGCGCTGCGCTGGGCGTCGAAGGCCGGGTTGCGGCTCGCCCGCTCGTCGATGGGTGTGTAGCCGTCGGAGGCGAAGGGGTTGGAGTCGTCACCGGTCGACAGATACAGATTGCCCTGTGCGTCGAAGTCGATGTCGCCGCCGACGTGGCAGCACATGCCACGGGAGGTCTTGACCTCCAGCACGGTCTTCTCGCTGGCCCGGTCCAGGGTGCCGTCGGTCTTGAGCACGAAGCGGGAGAGCCGGTTGACGCCGTCGAACTTGGTGAAGTCCGCGGCCGTGCCGTTCTCCGGGGCGTCACCGCCCGGGGTGTTCAGCGGCGGCGCGTAGTAGAGGTAGATGAAGCGGTTGGCGCTGAAGCCCGGGTCGACCCCGACGCCCTGCAGCCCCTCCTCGTCATGGCTGTACACCGGCAGGGTGCCGGCGACCTTGGTGGTGCCTGCCGCGTCGGTGAGCCGCAGGGTGCCATCACGCGAGGTGTGCAGCACCGAGCGGTCGGGCAACACGGCCAGCGACATCGGCTCACCCGTCTCGGCCACCCCCTTGGCGAGGGTGACCTGCTGGAACACGGGGGCGGCGGGGGCGGCGGCCGTCCGGTCGGGGTCGGGCCCCGCGTCCGCCGCCGGGGCGGTGAGCGTCAGAGTGGCTCCGGTGAGCAGTGTTCCGGCGAACAGCGCGAGGGATCTGCGCAGTCCGTGGCGTTTCCTGTGCACGAAGGTCCTCCGTATGGAGTGGGGATACTCGCGGAAGTGCTGAGCACAGGCGCGCGCCGTCGCGCCGCGGTACGGGCCTTCGGCAGGGTGGAGGGGACCCTTGTGCCCGTACTCGACACCGCCCTAGCCGTGGCCCGCCGACGCGGACAGCTCGCCCACGAAGGGCACGGGCTCGGGACGGGAACATGTGGTGCCGACCGGGAGCGAGGTCCGCTCCCGGGCGGCGTCGAGCAGGGTGAGCATGACGTCCAGGACATGCCGGGCGAGCTCGGCGGAGGCCCGGTGCGGGCGGCCCGCCTCCAGCGCCGGCGCCAGGTCGGCCAGGCCGTATCCCCGGGCGGAACCCGCGTATCCGGCCGACGGCGCCGGCGGCTCCCAGGCGCCACCGCGCCAGAGCTCCACCGGACCGTCGAACGTGTGGGGATCCGGCACCGACAACGAGCCCTCGCTGCTGTGCACTTCGATGCGCGGCAGCCGGGCCGCGTGCACATCGAAGCTCATCAGCAGGGTGGTGAGCGCGCCGCCCCGATGCTCCAGGACGCCGGTGATATGGGTGTCCACCTCGACGGCGAAGCGCTCGCCCGCGCGTGGCCCGCTGCCGATCTCCCGCTGGCCGCGCGGCCGGGACGCCGCTCCGGTGACCCGGACCACCGGGCCCAGCAGGTGCACCAGGGCGGACAGATAGTACGGGCCCATGTCCAGCAGCGGCCCGCCGCCGGGCCGGTAGTAGAACTCCGGGTCCGGGTGCCACGCCTCGTGCCCGGCGGTGGTCATGAAGGCGGTGGCCGCGACCGGTGTGCCGATGAGCCCGTCGTCCACGGTCTTGCGCGCGGTCTGGGTGCCCGGGCCGAGCACCATGTCCGGGGCGCAGCCGACCCGCAGTCCGGTTCGCTGTGCCGCGCCCATGATGGCGTCGGCCTCCTCGCGGGTGCCGGACAGCGGCTTCTCGCCGTACACATGCCTGCCCGCGGCGAGCGCGGCCGGCGCCACTTCGGCGTGCGCCGCCGGGATGGTCAGGTTCCGTACGGCATCGACGTCCTCGCGCGCCACCAGCTCATCGGCCGACGTGGCGACGGCGACGCACTGCGCGCTGTGGGCGGCGGACTTGGCGCTCTTGGCGGCGGACTCGGCGCCACGGGCAGCGGCCTCGGCGCTCTTCGCGGCGGCCTCGGCACGGGTCCGGTTCACGTCGGTCACGGCGGTCAGGCGCAGTCCCGGCAGGCGCGGCAGCGTGTCCAGATAGGCCCGGCTGATCTTTGCCGCCCCGACCAGCCCTATCCTCAGCGGCTCGCCCACACCGGTCCCCTCTCGGTCAGCGCCCGCACCTCGGGCGGGGTGGCGCTCGTCGCGTTCGGTCTCACGGCCTCTGCACGCTCCCATCGGTGGTCCGCAGCAGGGCCCAGCGGTCGTGGGCCAGGGGCTCGGGCGCCGGATACCGGCGCGCGGCGCTCTCGTCGAAGTCGACTCCGAGCCCCGGGGCCTCCCGGGGCTCCATCGCCCCCAGACGCGGCACGATCGTCCCGGGGAAGACCTCCAGAACCGCCTCGCGGAAGGTCGCCGCCTCCTGGACGCCGAAGGCGGGGCTGGAGATGTCGAGGGCGACGGTGGCCGCCTGCGCGAGCGGGCTGACGTCGCCCGGCCCGTGCGGAGCGAGCCGGACGCCGTGCAGTTCGCAGGCGGCGGCGAGCTTACGGGCCGGGGTGAGGCCGCCGAGCGTGGGGATCCGGATCCGCGCGAAGTCGATCACCGGCCCGGCCAGCAGTGGCAGGAACTGGGTGAGGTCGCTGAACAGCTCGCCCATCGCGAGGGAGACCGGGGACGCGGCGCGCAGCCGCGCGAAGTGCGCGGCGTCCTCCGGGGCGAGCACATCCTCCACGAAGTACAGCCCGGCGTCGGCCACCCGGCGCAGGAACTCCACGGCCTGGCGCGGGTCGAGGCGCTCGTGTGCGTCGTGCAGCAACTCGACGCCGTCGCCGACCAGTTCGCGGGTACGGCGCAGCACCGGGGGCACCGCGCGCAGATAGGCGGCGCTGTCCCATCGGCCGGAGCGGTAGTGGCGGGCCCGCGCCTCCTCGGCGCCGGCGGGCGCGGCGCCGTAGGTGTCGGAGCCGGGGACGGCGGTCTGGACGCGGACGTGCCCGAAGCCCCGTTCGCGCGCGGCGGCGACCTTGTCGGCGAGCTCCTCGGCGTCCCGGCCGTCCACGTGGGTGTAGGCGGCGGCGCGGTGCCGGAAGCGGCCGCCGAGGAGGGCGTACAGCGGGGCACCGAGCCGCTTGGCCTTCAGGTCCCACAGGGCGACGTCGACGCCGCCGAGGGCGTTTCCGGTGATCGAACCGCCGCGCCAGTAGGCGCTGTTGAGGACCAGGCGGTGCAGGTCCTCGATGTCGCCGGGGTCGCGGCCGCGCAGCAGCGGCGCGAGGTAGTCGTCGATCACGCTGCGGACGGCCAGGGTGCGCTGAGGGTCGCTGGCGCATCCGAGGCCGTACAGCCCGGGGTCGTTGGTCTCGATCCGCACGATGAGGTACGGGCAGCCCTGTGGGGCCGTCAGGAACGTGCGTACGGCGGTGATGCGGAGCTTGTCGCCGCGCTCCTCCACCCAGGGGGCCTGGGCGAGCGGGAGGTGCGGCTCATGGGGTGCGGACATGCGCTCCCATTCCGGTATCCGAATGGCAATCGTCCATTCGAACGTAAAGAGGGTTCAGGAGCGGTGTCAATGACCGTACCGGGATACGGTCAGGTCCGGGGCGTGCGGCGGTGTGCGGGGCTCAGTGCTCGCCGAGGCGCTTGAGCAGGGTCCGCAACGAGTGGGCCGCCTCGGTGACATGGGTGGCGATTTCGCTCAGCCGGGCGTCGTCCATCCGGCTGCGCGGCGCCGAGCAGCCGATCGCGTCGCCGCCGCCGTGCCCGGTACCGAGCGGGACCGCCACACAGCGGATGTCCACCGAACTCTCGCCCTCGTCCTCCGCCCAGCCGCGCTTGCGGGCGTCGGCGAGCTGGGCGAGCAGCTCGTCCGGGTCGGTGACGGTGCTCGGAGTCAGCGCCGGCAACGGCCAGTTGAGCCGGCGCTGGATCTCGGCCGCGTCGTACTGGGACAGGATCGCCTTGCCGAGCGCGGTGGCGTGCGCGGGCAGCCGGCGACCGACCGCCGAGTACATCCGCAGGGCATGGCGGGATTCGCGTTTGGCCAGGTAGACGACGTCCGTATCGTCCAGCCGGCCGAGGTGGACGGCCTCGCCGGTCTCCTCGGCGAGCAGGTCGAGCACGGGCCCGGCGATCCCGGCGAGGTCGTCGCTCTCCAGATAGGCGGTCCCGGTCAGCAGCGCCTTGAGACCGAGGCTGTACAGCGTTCCCGACGGGTCCGTCTCCACCCAGCGGCGGGACTCCATGGTGCGCAGTACGGCGTGCAGGCTGCTCTTGGG is a window of Streptomyces violaceusniger Tu 4113 DNA encoding:
- a CDS encoding enolase C-terminal domain-like protein, with product MSAPHEPHLPLAQAPWVEERGDKLRITAVRTFLTAPQGCPYLIVRIETNDPGLYGLGCASDPQRTLAVRSVIDDYLAPLLRGRDPGDIEDLHRLVLNSAYWRGGSITGNALGGVDVALWDLKAKRLGAPLYALLGGRFRHRAAAYTHVDGRDAEELADKVAAARERGFGHVRVQTAVPGSDTYGAAPAGAEEARARHYRSGRWDSAAYLRAVPPVLRRTRELVGDGVELLHDAHERLDPRQAVEFLRRVADAGLYFVEDVLAPEDAAHFARLRAASPVSLAMGELFSDLTQFLPLLAGPVIDFARIRIPTLGGLTPARKLAAACELHGVRLAPHGPGDVSPLAQAATVALDISSPAFGVQEAATFREAVLEVFPGTIVPRLGAMEPREAPGLGVDFDESAARRYPAPEPLAHDRWALLRTTDGSVQRP
- a CDS encoding alpha-mannosidase, with the protein product MHDDRHAVEERIAKFIAERLRPALYGDRVPLEVAAWHLPGEPVPVADALRAEYRPFVTGGSWGGPWSTTWFRATATVPERWAGRRVEALFDLGFDLSRGPGGQAEGLVHDADGTPLQGLHPHNRSVPLTPRAIGGESVCLLVEAAANPPIVGSAGIGTHYGHRLTAGEEDLYQLRRADLVVREEDVWQLIHDMEVLDELMRELPLGLPRRHEILRALQRAVDSVPPRRVAAGATAARAILRPVLDRRAHDTAHTVAAVGHAHIDSAWLWPLRETVRKCARTFSTMAGLAEEYPELVFACSSAQSYAWMRDHQPYVFERIKKAVADGNWAPVGGMWVEADGNLPGGEALARQLVHGRRFFAQELGVETDGVWLPDSFGYTAAYPQLAALAGARWFLTQKLSWNETNKLPHHTFWWEGIDGTRIFTHFPPVDTCNATLSGAELAHAVATYAEKGAGTRSLAPFGYGDGGGGPTREMLEKARRLADLEGSPRVSVQSPSDFFREAREEYPDAPVWRGELYLETHRGTYTSQARTKRGNRRSEALLREAELWAATAAVRTGEPYPYETLDALWKQVLLHQFHGILPGTSISWVHQQAEQTYRAVHRGLERIVARAAGTPDTTEPLAVLNAAPHARREVVRLDAPPAAGGPVQKLSDGRYAVLAQAPALGAAVLGTGTAHQARVTARPADAGGYVLDNGALTVHIDGDGLVRSAYDHDRRREAIAPGGAGNLLQLHPDDPVRWSAWNLDAQYRNVHRDLDTATAVRLDDEGPLLACVRVERTTGRSVVVQRLSLAADSRILEVDTDIDWREEDTVLKAAWPLDVHAERVASEIQFGHVERPTHENTSWDAARFEAWAHRWVHIGEHGWGAALLTDSTYGHDVARLTREDGGTTTTLRLTLLRGPHSPDPHADRGRHRFRYALYPGADLGDAVAAGYAFSLPLRPAAPRLTGPPLVAVGDPGVVVEAVKLADDRSGDVVVRLYESRGGRVRTTLAAGFAVDRVQVTDLLEHPTAELAHTQGVLDLTLRPFQILTLRLARGAS
- a CDS encoding PQQ-dependent sugar dehydrogenase, with amino-acid sequence MHRKRHGLRRSLALFAGTLLTGATLTLTAPAADAGPDPDRTAAAPAAPVFQQVTLAKGVAETGEPMSLAVLPDRSVLHTSRDGTLRLTDAAGTTKVAGTLPVYSHDEEGLQGVGVDPGFSANRFIYLYYAPPLNTPGGDAPENGTAADFTKFDGVNRLSRFVLKTDGTLDRASEKTVLEVKTSRGMCCHVGGDIDFDAQGNLYLSTGDDSNPFASDGYTPIDERASRNPAFDAQRSAGNTNDLRGKILRIKVKADGSYDIPAGNLFAPGTAKARPEIYAMGFRNPFRMSVDKPTGVVYVGDYGPDAGNASSTRGPQGMVEFARVTKAGNFGWPYCVGKNQPYIDYDFATGTSGSAFNCAAPKNASPNNTGLTDLPPAQAAWIPYDGGSVPEFGSGSESPMAGPVYRYDANLNSPVKFPQEYDGDFFAGEFGRKWIKRIDQGADGTVGSINAFPWTGTQVMDMAFGPDGALYVLDYGTGWGAGDANSALYRIENVVGGRAPVAQAAGDKTSGKAPLQVKFSSSGSIDPDGDAISYSWDFGDGGKSTEANPAHTYTANGTYTATLTARDPGGLTGTASVHITVGNTAPTVTLELPGDGQLFTFGDKVPFRIKVSDPEDGTIDCAKVKITHLLGHDSHAHPITSATGCEGTLQTLADGEHDENANIFGVFDAEYTDKGAGGQPALTTHTQHVAQPKHRQAEHYTAFQGIEQASHSTAHGGKTVGFTDNGDWISFKPYLLNNATKLTARVSSGGPGGTIEVRAGSPTGTLLGTATVPATGGWENFQDVSATLAGAPSGTTTLYFVFKGVTGQGNLFDLDDFTFTTG
- a CDS encoding Gfo/Idh/MocA family protein, translating into MGEPLRIGLVGAAKISRAYLDTLPRLPGLRLTAVTDVNRTRAEAAAKSAEAAARGAESAAKSAKSAAHSAQCVAVATSADELVAREDVDAVRNLTIPAAHAEVAPAALAAGRHVYGEKPLSGTREEADAIMGAAQRTGLRVGCAPDMVLGPGTQTARKTVDDGLIGTPVAATAFMTTAGHEAWHPDPEFYYRPGGGPLLDMGPYYLSALVHLLGPVVRVTGAASRPRGQREIGSGPRAGERFAVEVDTHITGVLEHRGGALTTLLMSFDVHAARLPRIEVHSSEGSLSVPDPHTFDGPVELWRGGAWEPPAPSAGYAGSARGYGLADLAPALEAGRPHRASAELARHVLDVMLTLLDAARERTSLPVGTTCSRPEPVPFVGELSASAGHG
- a CDS encoding IclR family transcriptional regulator, with translation MESVSGAARVRRHEDVKSAARVLEVLELLGAEGARLSLADMASTLAVPKSSLHAVLRTMESRRWVETDPSGTLYSLGLKALLTGTAYLESDDLAGIAGPVLDLLAEETGEAVHLGRLDDTDVVYLAKRESRHALRMYSAVGRRLPAHATALGKAILSQYDAAEIQRRLNWPLPALTPSTVTDPDELLAQLADARKRGWAEDEGESSVDIRCVAVPLGTGHGGGDAIGCSAPRSRMDDARLSEIATHVTEAAHSLRTLLKRLGEH